The region GCTTATTAAAAGTTTGTTGGGTATGGTGATTCCGCAAAAAGGAGAAATCGCTGTAAATGGCAGGGAAATTCGCCGTCAAAGTGACTACCGAAAAGAAATTGATTACCTCCCGCAAATTGCCAATTTCCCCGGAAATCTTACGGTTAAAGAATTAATTGGGATGATTAAGGATTTAAGAGGAAAACCGGCCCGGGATAAAGAATTAATTGCATTTTTCGGGATAGACGGATTTCTTGATAAAAAGCTGAGTAAACTATCTGGTGGTACTCGCCAAAAAGTGAATATCGTACTGTGTTTTATGTTCGACAGTCCGCTGGTAATTTTAGATGAACCTACTTCAGGACTGGACCCGGCTTCTTTAATTAAACTAAAAGAGTTGTTGCAAAAGGAAAAAGCAGCCGGAAAAACAATTATTATTACTTCTCATATTATGAATTTCGTGGAAGAAACGGCTGACAGAATTTTATTTCTTTTAGAAGGAGTGATCTACTTTAACGGTAGCATTACCGAGCTAAAAACACAAACCGGCCAGGATGATCTTGAACACGCTATTGCCCAAATTTTAACCTAAAAATTATGTTTAAAATTCTAAAGTACAGTTTTTTTGATCTTTTTAGAAGTAGGTGGAGTTTTGTTTATTTCTTCTTCTATCTGTTACTGGGTTTGGTGTTATTATTTTTAAATAACGACCTTTCTAATGCGATCATAACCTTAATGAATGTTGTTATTGTTTTAGTGCCACTCATCGGGACTATTTTTGGGATTATGTATTTCTATAATTCACGGGAGTTTACCGAACTGCTTTTAGCGCAACCCATAGCCCGTAAACATATTTTTTTAGGGCAATATTTAGGCGTAGCTATTTCACTCGCCCTAAGTTTGGTTTTAGGGCTGGGAATTCCATTTATAATTTACGGGTTATTTGAATCTTCAGCAATTTGGGATTTCCTTTCTTTATTGGTAGTAGGTTCTTTTCTTACCTTTATTTTTACCGCTCTTTCCTTCGGAATTGCGCTTAGGTTTGAAAATAAAATTAAAGGTTTTGGGATGGCAATTTTAATGTGGTTATTCCTTGCGATTATATACGACGGAATATTCCTCTTGCTTTTAATGTATTTTCAGGAATATCCTTTAGAAGATTTTGCGTTGGCTGCAAGTGTGCTAAATCCTATAGATCTAAGCCGAACATTAATATTGCTGAAGTTGGATATTTCAGCACTACTGGGATATACGGGGGCAGTTTTTAAATCATTTTTCGGCACAACCAAAGGAAGTATAATAAGTTTTGGCGTACTGCTGGCCTGGGTAATTTTGCCGGTTTGGGGAATGCTACGCCTGGCTTCAAAAAAAGATTTTTAAACCGAATTAGCGATAAACTTTTCCGCTTCTAATTTTTAATTCGCCTTTCTTTTCCAGGCCTTTCATAGCCCTGATTACGGTTTCTACTCGAAGCCCGGTTAAATCGGCGATCTGTTGGCGGGTAAGGTTTACTTTAAATTTAAACTGTCCTTCAATTTGATGTACATAGCGCTTTAAATAATCCAGGATCCTAATAATTCTATGTTCGGGATCCTGACTCGAAATTTCAGAAACCATAATCGCTTTGTAGAAAAGCCTTTCGGCCAGCGTGCGGGTTAGTTTTAGGTGGGTTTCGGGATGTTGTGTAAGCAGTTCCAGGAAATTCAATTTTGGCAGTTTTAAAACTTCAGAAGTTTTTATAGCTTCAGCATTGGCGGGATATTTTACATCGGCGAGCAAGGGTGGTTCGCCAAAAGTTTGCCCGTCAGTAAACATTCCCTGTATAAACTCCTTTCCGTCGGCATTATAATTATTCATCTTGATCTCCCCGGAAATAATCTGAAAAAAATTAAGCGCAATTTCTCCTTCTCTAAAAAGCTGGTCACCTTTATGGTAGGTTTCTCTTGAAGCTCCAAATTCCAGTAAAATATTTTCCGCAACCATATTTTATATTTAATCAAAACAAACTTATAAAAAACGAGAAGACCAAACATAGATTAAAATGATAAAGCTTAGCAATTCTTTATTATCTCTTCAATAAATTCACTCCCAAAATCCATCCCACGGCAATAGGTATTAGGGCACTTACTAAAACCAGTAACAGAAAGTAATCACCAAAAAATGGCAGTCCTAACCAAAGCACCAGGCCTTTGTAGAAAATTAGTGCTTCTGAAATTATAAATCCGCTGAGGTAAACGTAAAAAGCCTTTTTTGGGATATGTAGTAAGTTTAACCAGTTTAGAAAAGCGAATAAAGCCAGGGAAACAAACCCCAGGAATACCCAGTGCAAATAGCCAATTACAAAATCAAGATTATTAAAAGCCAAATCGGCGAAAAATGGTATGGCGCTAAGGCTTTGCATTAAAATTTTACCGATTAGCAATATTCCTGAAATCATTAAAATTCGATAATTAAATGAGCTTAATCCCGATTTTAGAAGATTTTTATTCCGCAGTATAAATGCGAAAAGTTGGTAGAAAGCCATTAAAAGTAGCATTACCCCGAGTCCGCCCAGTAAGTAAAAAACTAACGGAGGATTTGTCCAATACGTAGAAAGGAAAAAACTTAAAATAACCCCTGAATTTAGCAGCAGAAAAAAATGCTTAAATTTTTTTGCGCCGAAATCTATGTTTAATTTTTGAAAGAGGTAAAATAAAATTCCCAGCAGGCCCACTAAAAACCAAGCATTATATTGAAAATGCAAATAAAAATACACAGAGAGTTTATACCAAATTGAGGTATTGCCCAGTGTGCTCATAATGGCTCCCAGGGCCCAGGGACCTATGCTGGAAAATACCATATACCAAAGCGCTGCTTTTATAAGTTTACAACTATGAGTTTTGCTATGCTTTTTTGAAATGTTACGCAATACAAAAGCTGTATAGAAATAGGAGCAAAAAAGAAAAAGCGTTGAAAAAATAATGGAAATTACTGCATAACCCTGAAACGGAAAACTAAACAACATTCCTAATAAACTAATATTTGTAGCCAGGAAAATATAGAGGTACTTTTTAGAAAGTTCGGTTTTATGAAAAAACAACCTATAAATAATTCCGGTTAAAGCGAGATACACCCAACCCAATAAAGCAATGTGGGAATGCGCGTGAAGAATATATTTATAATTCCCGGGAACGGGAGTTACGTAAAATAATCTCAGAAAAATTCCCAGCAAAGCGGCCAGGAGAAAATAGGCGATGGCGATTTTGTGATGAGCTTTTAAATCTACACGTAGCATAGGCCGAAAGATACTAAAAAGATAAGAAGTTAGCTTAGAAATTGAACTATGAACGCCAGTACGAACAAAGTGAAGTAATCTCTCCCGGTTTGACTAAAATCTACAGATTGCTTCTCCCAATAAAAATCGGGATCGCAATGACGATTTTTGGCAATATATGGTGCAATTATTAGCAAAGATTAACCCCGAAACATTGCTGTTACGGGGTTTCTTCAACACAATTAAAAACATTCTAAAATAAAAAACTAAATTTCACATAGGTATTGGGGGGAATCCTAAAGTGAAACTACCTTTAACCGTTTAAACTGCGTTCAAGCTCAATGGCCTTGGGGAAAAGTATGTTATTTTCTAAATGTACATGGTGGTGCAAATCGGTTTCAAATTCTTCCAGTTTTGCGTAGAATGCCCTGTAAGTATTACAGGCCCAGTCAGGGTAATTATAATTATCGCTTAATTCTGAAATTTCTTTAAAAATAGCCCCGGCATCATCGTGCTCGGTTTCCATCATTTTAATAGGATTATCAATTTTTCCAAATTGCGGTTGTGGCACCGTTGTTCCTTCTTCCTTCGCTCTTACCAGTTTCTTGATAAATGGAAACAGGATAAGTTCTTCTTTCTTTAAATGGGCGCTTAATTCCTGGGCAACTTCGGTAAATAACTGCTGAATTTTTATAAGTTCAGGTCTCTCGTGACCGTGCACTTTGGCTACACGTGCCGCATATTGAATAAGTAAGGGAATATTCTCTTCAACATAATGGTGATGTACATTTATAATATGATCGGTTAAGAAATCCAGTTTCCAGGTTTTATAATCGTACCCAGGAGTGGGAACTAAGGTGGTATCCTCTAATTCTTTCTCCAGTACCTCAAGGCTCACATTAGCTTTTGCCGCAGCCTGGGCTAAACTAATTCCGCCACCGCAACAAAAATCGATTCCGTATTTTTTAAACAGGTGTGCGTTTTTAATATTTTCGGTAACATAATCGGCTACGGTTTTAACAGTTTCGGTATTCATAGTAATAGCTTTAAGTTGAACAATATTTCTATACAAATATCTGCCTTGTCTACCTGCTATTTTATGAGTCTGGTCATAAGCCTAAAATTTCACTTAAAATCCTTTAAAATTGACTTGAAATTCAATCAAACTACCTCGCTAAACGCTTCCGATACGCCTTAAAGCCAAAGGTTCTTTATGCTTGAAAAAAATGAACTATCTAAATAATTAGCCCAGGTTTTATCCAAACCATGCTTCTGTCTCGCGTTCTTCAACCTCTTCCCCGGTATCCAGGTTTAAGCGGGTAATATTTGTTTTTGTATTTAAATACCGGTTCACAATCCTATCGGCATAACTGGAATTTGTTTGCGGAACCAGGTAATCTTCAAACTGTTCGGGGCCATTAA is a window of Salegentibacter salegens DNA encoding:
- a CDS encoding ABC transporter ATP-binding protein, translated to MVTVTNLHKRFGTQQVLNGLNLETNVPGIIAVLGPNGSGKTTLIKSLLGMVIPQKGEIAVNGREIRRQSDYRKEIDYLPQIANFPGNLTVKELIGMIKDLRGKPARDKELIAFFGIDGFLDKKLSKLSGGTRQKVNIVLCFMFDSPLVILDEPTSGLDPASLIKLKELLQKEKAAGKTIIITSHIMNFVEETADRILFLLEGVIYFNGSITELKTQTGQDDLEHAIAQILT
- a CDS encoding ABC transporter permease, which translates into the protein MFKILKYSFFDLFRSRWSFVYFFFYLLLGLVLLFLNNDLSNAIITLMNVVIVLVPLIGTIFGIMYFYNSREFTELLLAQPIARKHIFLGQYLGVAISLALSLVLGLGIPFIIYGLFESSAIWDFLSLLVVGSFLTFIFTALSFGIALRFENKIKGFGMAILMWLFLAIIYDGIFLLLLMYFQEYPLEDFALAASVLNPIDLSRTLILLKLDISALLGYTGAVFKSFFGTTKGSIISFGVLLAWVILPVWGMLRLASKKDF
- a CDS encoding Crp/Fnr family transcriptional regulator, yielding MVAENILLEFGASRETYHKGDQLFREGEIALNFFQIISGEIKMNNYNADGKEFIQGMFTDGQTFGEPPLLADVKYPANAEAIKTSEVLKLPKLNFLELLTQHPETHLKLTRTLAERLFYKAIMVSEISSQDPEHRIIRILDYLKRYVHQIEGQFKFKVNLTRQQIADLTGLRVETVIRAMKGLEKKGELKIRSGKVYR
- the ric gene encoding iron-sulfur cluster repair di-iron protein, with the protein product MNTETVKTVADYVTENIKNAHLFKKYGIDFCCGGGISLAQAAAKANVSLEVLEKELEDTTLVPTPGYDYKTWKLDFLTDHIINVHHHYVEENIPLLIQYAARVAKVHGHERPELIKIQQLFTEVAQELSAHLKKEELILFPFIKKLVRAKEEGTTVPQPQFGKIDNPIKMMETEHDDAGAIFKEISELSDNYNYPDWACNTYRAFYAKLEEFETDLHHHVHLENNILFPKAIELERSLNG